In the genome of Mytilus edulis chromosome 14, xbMytEdul2.2, whole genome shotgun sequence, the window AGTAATTTTTACAGCTTCTGGTAAACTGGACAATGATTTGCCTACAAGACCTGCAAATATAATATCAgaacaaaaattaatattttcagaaacaaGAAATCTTGATGATAATAAAGAAATCTTTGGGTCAACATTAACCATTCCAGAGTTCAGAATCGCTGGAACATTTACATCGGATACGGAAGATGGCATCTACAAgattaaaacttttgaaaataatgcTAAAGTCTTAtctttaacaaacaaaacaaccATCAAATCCTTTAAACTTAAAGATTCAAAGTGTATCACGACAAGTATAGCAAAAAATAACAAAGTGAATATTATTGACATGACAAAAACACCGGATAATAAATTACTGTTCACGGTTGCTGCATCAGAAATTAGATGCCTATCGACTTTCAAAGGGGACAGTAAAATTGTAACATTAACATCTATCTCGCCACTTATTGCCAGAGGAATTCATGCTACTGATATAAACATTCTAGTTGGATTTAGAGAGCACGGAAGTAATTTCCCACTTCAAAACGAAAGTAGAAGAGGAATACTTGTATATGATTATAACTGTAGACATATGAGAACATATGAGTATGACACAAACAATCAGAGATTATTTACCTTGCCAGATACAATATCAACCAATATAAATGAGGATATATGTGTAATAGATCATGTGAATGCCACGTGGGAAGGGAGGGTAGTTGTCCTTGGTTTGTATGGAAATCTTAAATGGACATATAAGGGGCAGCCTAGTATCAACTCTGAATTCAATTTTGCACCTATTGACCTAATTACAACAAAAGAAGGTTTAATATTAGTATCAGATAGAAACAGCAATGCTGTTCACATGTTATCTATGGAAGGTTTGCTAATCACTAGTTTGAATAAAAATCATGGTATTGAGAAACCTTTGGCTCTGAATATAGATCAAAAGTGCCAGTTACAAATAGGATGTTCTGGTAAAGGAGCAAAAGATGGGCTTGGTAAATTATATACAGTAGATGTTTCTTTCTAAAGAAAACTCAAAATGGCCTTTTAAAGTCATGCATCCAACATGTGAATTATACTTTATTAATGTCAAATAAATATAGCTCTATTGAATTTTGCCGTTTAAAAATCCCATCATATTTATAGAAAATGGAAGCTAGCTTGTTTCAAACCAACTTTAGACATTAACATGAATGCTCATTTGAATATCAACATTGTGGATACATTCGTTTTCGGATATTATAGCTGAAGACTTTGCAGAAATAAAATTTGTGCATTGTTCCAACATTgctgatttatttataaaagagatcctaaattaacatatttatattcatgatatttattttcttaCAAAGGTTGCAATTGTGTGCAAATTGTTTATAAGAATTGATCGATTTACAGtatttaattaagaattgaatgcctTTTTAGCTCATCTTACCTAAAAAGTCAAGTGAACTTTTCTTATCAATTGGCGTTCGTCGTTCTACGTCGTCTTCGTCTGttaacctttacaaaaatcttctcatctaaaactactgagccaaatttaaccaatcttggccacaatcaccaacagggtatcttgtttaaaaatgtgtccaatatGACCCCACCTGCCAACCAACACAGCTAAAATAAACATTGGGAcacaatgcagtttttggcttgtatctctgaaattaaagcatttagagcaaatctgagtagaaattaaagcatttagagcaaatctgagtaaaaatgttcatcaggttaatACGTATCCGTccttaaattttcagacgaatcggacaacccgtcgttgggttgctgcccctgaattgttaattttaaggaatttttttgtttttatgatgatcttattattaaagatagagattacctgtaaagagcaataatgaTCAGCactgtaagatctacaaataagtcaacatgaccaaaattgtcagtcgaaCCCTTAAGGAGGTTAACCCTTTATAgtaaatgttaacatttttttgtaaatttatgtaatattttaccaaaatcttcttctctgaaactactgaaacACATTTAACCAAAATTGgcttgatattttttcaaataaactatGGCTTCAAAACGAAATaagtttttattcttattttaagGTATCCTGAGATACAAAAGAGGTCTTGATAGATAAGACTAAAAAGggtgaaataacaaaaaactaGACATAGTGATATCGATACCCTGCACTCCACTCTGAAGTAACTAattataacaaagtcaatgtATAGGACTTTCTTTGAGATATAATGCCCCAACAAATGCAAAGTGTTATtacaaaataactttaaaatttaacCGCTTATTCCCCAAAATTGACAAAGTTCCGctatctcccaaaagagcaaatattaataaatatcaaaaaccCTGGCCATATGCACACctttaatatatgtacaaacagccaGTAAAATGAAAACTTGTTAGCATTCAAATTGCATGAGGAGTTATCTGGAAACGCTCCTCTTATGCAAGTTAAtactcatcttttttttttaagtcgaattgattcgaattatctaattcgcattagaaatacgcttttgttaatacgaattGAAAGTTAACGTCGTTTAGACAGTAAAGCGGattatttgtaatttataaaacatgtatgtAACTATTCAATGAtgctattatatttgtatatgtaaattctataagctgtattgcttctgaataaaagACTATGATTATTATCATTATATTTGATAGAGCAAATATTATTAATAACTAGAGGctcctgtgtcgctcacctgatattttgatttacaattgatgcatgaaataatgcagcCGTTgtacttttgctttagtttcagcATGTTaagagttataagctaaaaactgcattttacccctatgttctatttttagccttgtcTGTCGTGTTGGTTGGCAGGCTAcgcaggcagggtcatcggacacatttttttaactagataccctaatgatgattgcaGCCAAGTATGGTAAAttttgtctcagttgtttcagaggagaagatttttgtaaaagaaataaaaaaaaaaaaaaaaaaaaatggtaaaaattgactttaaatggCAATAAATCCTTAtggggtcatttgaccattttggtcatattgacttaattgtagatcttactttgctgaacattattgctgttatcAGTTcgtctctttctataataatatacaagataataaccaacaagaatgtgtccatagtacacggatgccccactcgcattatcactttctatgttcaatgtaccgtgaaattggagtaaaatTCTATTAGAAAGATCAgttcatagagaacatgtgtactaagtttcaagttgattggatttcaacttcctcaaaaactaccttgaccaaaaactttaacctaagcGGGCacacagacagacgaacggacatacagaccagaaaacataatgccactcTACTTTAGTGGGGCAAAAAAACTGCAAATTTCCTTAAACTTACTTATTCAttggcagcaaaccaacaacgaATAGAataaaaatgtgtcaaagagacaacaacctgacttaAGAGCAGACAAAATGGGCCTTCAATGCAGCGAGGTGTGTTTTAGTTGAGCCGTAAACaaaaaagtgtactagttcagtcATAATGAACTTCATTCTTAACTCCGAAatataaacaagaaactaaaattcatacaagactaaaaatcCCAggagctcctgacttgggacaggcgcaaaaatgcatgTTTAACATCGGTTTATAGACAtctcaac includes:
- the LOC139503152 gene encoding uncharacterized protein; translation: MAQNLMVCQFCETSNETKYKCVNCDLILCEGCKIKIHTKIKKTEVHQVLDLKEFSNLGASETIRHLDLKDIQCLIHNAEHCIIYCEDCKVLLCAICLLESHRTHNLTKITEVYHKKVKELQELDSKLCEELSFYVDLEKEMKQIKSVENDQYTDIKQRILKKESELKENITKQRENLITKLDKLWKPRQEEMSRQLKDAKEKYEALARNKAQIEETFQSHNATVIFTASGKLDNDLPTRPANIISEQKLIFSETRNLDDNKEIFGSTLTIPEFRIAGTFTSDTEDGIYKIKTFENNAKVLSLTNKTTIKSFKLKDSKCITTSIAKNNKVNIIDMTKTPDNKLLFTVAASEIRCLSTFKGDSKIVTLTSISPLIARGIHATDINILVGFREHGSNFPLQNESRRGILVYDYNCRHMRTYEYDTNNQRLFTLPDTISTNINEDICVIDHVNATWEGRVVVLGLYGNLKWTYKGQPSINSEFNFAPIDLITTKEGLILVSDRNSNAVHMLSMEGLLITSLNKNHGIEKPLALNIDQKCQLQIGCSGKGAKDGLGKLYTVDVSF